The following proteins come from a genomic window of Nostoc sp. ATCC 53789:
- a CDS encoding GAF domain-containing protein produces MNNDEFNSMCHLTECQQAEEVLQQQIQWQRLVMAIAQRIRQSLNLDKVLNTTVTEVRQFLQVDRVFMYQFEPDYSGVVVVESVDDRWIAILNTQVQDTYLMETRGEEYRHGRIQAIADIYTAGLTECHRDLLTQFQVRANLAVPILQGKKLWGLLVANQCAAPRQWQTWEIDFLKQLAVQVGIAIQQSQLYEQVHTELAERKRVEAGLRARVRQQAAVAKLGQLALANIDLYTLMDEAVALVTQGLEVEYSKVLEMLPDENSLLLRSGVGWQPGLVGNFKLELGGVNETQASYTLLSHEPVIVCDLRKETRFQGPPLLINHSVISGMSVIIQGQKQPLGVLGAHTTRQREFTQNDIHFLQAIANVLATTIERKWAEQKIREQAALLDIASDAIIVRNFQNQILFWNQGAERLYGWEAHEALGKNLEELLCKESSQQLQVALTNVTNSGLWQGELHKVTKGGKEIIVESRWTLMRDEAEQPKSILCVDTDITEKKQLLAQFLRAQRLESLGTLASGIAHDLNNILTPILSSVEMLALKLPNLDAGNQQLLKLLDHNSKRAADLVKQIMTFSRRSEGNGISLQIEHLLLEIEQIVQSTFPKSIAIINNLPRHKLWTILADPTQIHQVLMNLCVNARDAMPKGGTLSISAENLFVDENFAKMNLNAQVGPYIVITISDTGFGISPVILERIFEPFFTTKEPGKGTGLGLSTVIGIVKNHNGFVKVSSEVSKGSQFQVYLPALNKSTKQQAENLELPNGNGELILVVDDEAAILEISKTLLEDHNYKTLTAINGIEAISLYAQHQNQISMVLMDMMMPSMDGLTAIGIMQQMNPQVKIMGISGMVTDSQIVEAANAGINIFLKKPYTFRQLLHAINDFLSEP; encoded by the coding sequence ATGAACAATGATGAATTTAATTCAATGTGCCACCTCACAGAATGTCAGCAGGCAGAGGAGGTACTACAACAGCAAATTCAATGGCAGCGATTGGTGATGGCAATTGCCCAGCGCATCCGCCAGAGTTTGAATTTGGACAAGGTTCTCAACACCACTGTTACTGAAGTCCGTCAATTCCTGCAAGTAGATCGAGTGTTCATGTATCAGTTTGAACCAGACTACAGTGGGGTAGTGGTGGTAGAGTCTGTTGATGATCGTTGGATTGCTATCCTGAATACCCAAGTTCAAGACACTTATTTGATGGAAACTCGCGGCGAGGAGTACAGACATGGGCGCATCCAAGCTATTGCAGATATTTATACAGCAGGTCTGACTGAATGCCACCGCGATTTACTTACTCAGTTTCAAGTCAGGGCAAACTTGGCGGTTCCAATTTTGCAAGGAAAAAAATTGTGGGGATTATTAGTTGCTAACCAGTGTGCAGCACCCCGCCAGTGGCAGACGTGGGAAATCGATTTTCTTAAACAATTGGCAGTACAGGTGGGCATTGCTATCCAGCAATCTCAACTTTATGAGCAGGTACATACTGAACTCGCTGAACGCAAGCGGGTGGAAGCTGGTTTAAGAGCGCGTGTACGCCAGCAGGCAGCCGTAGCTAAATTGGGTCAGTTAGCTCTAGCTAATATCGACCTTTACACATTAATGGACGAAGCGGTTGCCCTGGTTACTCAAGGCCTTGAGGTGGAATACAGTAAAGTTTTAGAAATGCTTCCAGATGAGAACAGCTTATTGTTGCGATCGGGAGTTGGTTGGCAGCCAGGGCTAGTAGGAAATTTTAAATTAGAATTAGGTGGAGTGAATGAGACTCAGGCTTCGTATACACTACTTTCCCATGAGCCAGTAATTGTTTGTGACCTGCGGAAAGAAACACGGTTTCAAGGACCACCGCTATTAATTAACCACTCAGTGATCAGTGGCATGAGCGTCATCATTCAAGGTCAAAAACAACCTCTGGGTGTTTTAGGTGCACACACAACTAGACAGCGAGAGTTTACCCAAAATGATATTCACTTTTTGCAAGCGATCGCTAATGTGTTAGCTACGACCATTGAGCGCAAATGGGCAGAACAGAAAATCCGCGAACAAGCAGCTTTATTAGATATCGCTTCTGATGCGATTATCGTGCGAAATTTCCAAAACCAAATTTTATTCTGGAATCAAGGTGCAGAACGTCTATATGGTTGGGAAGCTCATGAAGCTTTGGGAAAGAACCTGGAGGAGTTGCTGTGCAAAGAAAGCTCACAGCAGTTACAAGTGGCTTTAACAAATGTTACTAACTCTGGCTTATGGCAAGGTGAGTTACATAAAGTGACAAAGGGCGGCAAAGAAATTATCGTGGAAAGCCGATGGACACTGATGCGTGATGAAGCAGAGCAACCCAAATCCATCCTCTGTGTTGACACCGACATCACAGAGAAAAAACAACTCCTGGCCCAATTTCTCCGTGCCCAGCGCCTAGAGAGTCTTGGCACGTTGGCAAGTGGTATTGCCCACGACCTCAACAATATTCTGACACCCATTCTTTCCTCAGTGGAAATGTTAGCGCTCAAACTTCCCAATCTGGATGCAGGCAATCAACAACTGCTGAAGCTTCTTGACCATAACTCTAAACGGGCGGCAGATTTGGTCAAGCAAATTATGACTTTTTCTCGTAGGTCTGAAGGCAACGGCATTTCTTTACAAATAGAACACCTACTGTTAGAAATTGAGCAAATTGTCCAAAGCACATTTCCAAAATCGATCGCAATTATTAATAATCTACCTAGACATAAACTCTGGACTATCTTGGCAGATCCGACTCAAATTCATCAGGTGTTAATGAATTTGTGCGTCAACGCTCGTGATGCAATGCCCAAAGGCGGTACATTATCTATCTCTGCGGAAAATTTATTCGTTGATGAAAATTTTGCCAAGATGAATCTAAATGCTCAGGTGGGCCCTTATATAGTCATAACTATTTCAGATACAGGATTTGGGATTTCTCCAGTAATTTTGGAGCGAATTTTTGAACCATTTTTCACAACAAAAGAACCAGGCAAAGGCACTGGCTTAGGTTTGTCAACTGTGATTGGGATTGTCAAAAACCACAATGGTTTTGTGAAAGTGTCTAGCGAGGTAAGCAAAGGTTCCCAATTCCAAGTATACTTACCAGCTTTGAACAAAAGTACAAAGCAACAAGCAGAGAACTTGGAATTGCCCAATGGCAACGGAGAATTAATTCTAGTTGTAGATGATGAAGCCGCTATCCTGGAGATTAGCAAAACTTTGCTAGAAGACCACAACTACAAAACCCTGACAGCTATTAATGGCATCGAGGCAATCTCATTATATGCCCAGCATCAAAATCAAATCAGTATGGTGTTGATGGATATGATGATGCCGTCAATGGATGGGTTAACTGCAATTGGCATAATGCAACAAATGAATCCACAAGTCAAGATTATGGGCATCAGCGGCATGGTGACAGACAGCCAAATAGTCGAGGCTGCTAACGCTGGTATCAATATATTTTTGAAGAAGCCTTACACTTTCCGTCAATTATTACACGCTATTAACGACTTCTTGAGCGAGCCATAG
- the ilvD gene encoding dihydroxy-acid dehydratase, with amino-acid sequence MSENLRSQVVTQGVQRSPNRAMLRAVGFKDEDFNKAIVGIANGYSTITPCNMGINQLAQRAEVGIKTAGAMPQMFGTITISDGISMGTEGMKYSLVSREVIADSIETACTGQSMDGVLAIGGCDKNMPGAMLAIARMNIPAIFVYGGTIKPGHYNGRDLTVVSSFEAVGQYSAGKIDEKELLEVESRACPGAGSCGGMFTANTMSSAFEAMGMSLPYSSTMAAEDAEKADSTEKSAFVLVEAIKKQILPSQIITRKSIENAISVIMAVGGSTNAVLHFLAIARAANVELTLDDFETIRARVPVLCDLKPSGKYVATDLHKAGGIPQVMKMLLVHGLLHGDCLTISGQTIAEILADIPAEPSANQDVIRTWNNPMYPQGHLAILRGNLATEGAVAKITGVKKPVITGPARVFESEEASLDAILAGKIQAGDILVIRYEGPKGGPGMREMLAPTSAIIGAGLGDAVGLITDGRFSGGTYGMVVGHVAPEAAVGGAIALVEEGDSITIDAPARLLQLNISEEELARRRANWQPPAPRYTKGVLAKYAKLVSSSSIGAVTDLDLF; translated from the coding sequence ATGTCGGAGAATTTGAGAAGCCAAGTTGTAACGCAAGGAGTACAGCGATCGCCAAATCGAGCTATGCTGCGTGCAGTTGGTTTTAAAGATGAAGATTTCAACAAAGCCATTGTCGGTATAGCCAACGGTTACAGCACCATCACCCCCTGTAATATGGGGATAAATCAGCTGGCGCAAAGGGCAGAAGTTGGGATTAAAACCGCCGGAGCAATGCCACAAATGTTTGGCACAATTACCATTAGCGACGGCATTTCGATGGGAACAGAAGGGATGAAATATTCCCTAGTGTCGCGGGAAGTTATTGCAGACTCGATTGAAACCGCCTGTACTGGGCAAAGTATGGATGGTGTACTAGCCATTGGCGGCTGTGATAAAAATATGCCAGGCGCAATGTTAGCGATCGCGCGGATGAATATCCCTGCAATATTCGTTTACGGTGGCACAATTAAACCTGGTCACTACAACGGACGCGATTTAACCGTTGTCAGTTCTTTTGAAGCTGTTGGTCAATATAGTGCTGGAAAAATTGACGAAAAAGAATTATTAGAAGTCGAAAGTCGGGCTTGTCCTGGCGCTGGTTCTTGTGGGGGAATGTTCACAGCTAACACCATGTCTTCAGCATTTGAAGCGATGGGAATGAGTTTACCCTATTCTTCCACAATGGCAGCCGAAGATGCTGAAAAAGCTGACAGCACCGAAAAATCAGCCTTTGTGTTAGTCGAAGCCATCAAAAAACAAATCTTACCCAGTCAAATTATCACCCGCAAATCTATAGAGAATGCTATCTCTGTGATTATGGCGGTGGGTGGTTCGACTAATGCCGTGTTGCATTTTTTAGCGATCGCCCGCGCCGCGAATGTAGAGTTAACCCTAGATGACTTTGAAACAATCCGCGCCCGTGTTCCCGTTTTGTGTGATTTAAAACCAAGTGGTAAATATGTCGCTACAGACTTACACAAAGCTGGTGGCATTCCCCAAGTTATGAAGATGCTACTCGTGCATGGCTTATTGCATGGTGATTGCCTCACCATTAGCGGTCAAACCATTGCAGAGATATTAGCAGACATCCCAGCAGAACCATCCGCCAATCAAGATGTGATTCGGACTTGGAATAACCCGATGTATCCCCAAGGACACTTAGCCATACTCAGAGGTAATTTGGCAACGGAAGGGGCTGTTGCCAAAATTACTGGCGTGAAAAAACCAGTAATTACCGGGCCTGCACGGGTGTTTGAATCAGAAGAAGCTTCTTTAGATGCAATTTTGGCGGGTAAAATTCAAGCTGGTGATATTCTGGTCATCCGCTACGAAGGCCCTAAAGGCGGCCCTGGAATGCGAGAAATGTTGGCTCCGACTTCGGCAATTATCGGGGCTGGTTTGGGTGATGCGGTGGGATTAATTACCGACGGACGCTTTTCTGGTGGCACTTATGGCATGGTAGTTGGTCACGTTGCTCCAGAAGCCGCAGTTGGTGGTGCGATCGCGCTTGTAGAAGAAGGCGATAGTATCACTATTGATGCACCCGCTCGTTTATTGCAATTGAATATATCCGAAGAAGAACTGGCCCGTCGTCGTGCTAACTGGCAACCTCCGGCTCCGCGTTACACTAAAGGCGTGTTGGCGAAATATGCCAAATTGGTATCTTCTAGCAGTATTGGTGCTGTGACAGATTTGGACTTGTTTTAA
- a CDS encoding ABC transporter substrate-binding protein, whose product MAKLALLIGVSEYGADITSLLAAIKDVEAMQRVLLNPEMGGFAETDVTALKNPDRQEVEDAIYRLFANRQKEDLLLFYFSGHGIKDENGKLYLSNCNTRKENGRLVKPSALAASVLNENMNESKSERQVVILDCCFSGAIARDMIPRDDSTVNLQEELGGKGRAILTSSTSTQFAFEQEGLELSVYTRYLVEGIEKGAADKDGDGRISVDELHEYASIKVKQEAPAMTPKIYPVEEGHKIYLAKAPKGDPKLIYRKLVQELAKEGSGEIHELDRITLEVKQESLQLTLEDTTSIEAEVLKPYQEYKRKLQKYEEAFYKAIESDSNLSEKTRTKLKRLQELLVLRDEDIKPIEDRIRKREDLTTLGDKDKDTVKREDIINFLQYIVASVIGVIGVGIGVGITVFYLDRTGDESKVPPIVDSCAKETYSLNDRISLGEEILLKQDTNPDKEAGVKAFLEGNCQLVVDKLNSYRKANSTDPEALIYLNNAKARQKGDRLKIAVSVPIGTNPNVAKEILRGVAQAQDEVNSSGGINGKALEVAIANDDNDPSEAVQLATRFGKDANILAVVGHNSSNASLSAAPVYQKDGLVMISPTSYAQNLDSVGNYIFRTAPSVKSIADSVSNYAIKIAGKTNFLICVDYQGIDNRSFNNEFVKAIKSAGGQINSTECDISARDFNPSVVISQAVSSGANALVLGLYIDKIKQGLAVAQSNQGQLTVFGSPTLFTNETLKEGRGINGLIISAPWYPAAFPNNIFLQKAQKLWGATVNWRTATAYDATLAIIAGLQRTNRRDELQKVLHSPSFSVDGATGKIQFLPSGDRINNDIFLVKVQQIPGTDKYEFVLIKP is encoded by the coding sequence ATGGCGAAGTTAGCGCTGCTAATTGGTGTAAGCGAGTATGGAGCAGATATTACCTCATTGCTTGCGGCTATAAAAGATGTGGAGGCAATGCAGCGAGTTTTACTAAACCCAGAAATGGGAGGATTTGCCGAGACAGATGTTACAGCACTAAAAAATCCTGATCGGCAGGAAGTGGAAGATGCGATATACAGACTTTTTGCTAATCGCCAAAAAGAAGACCTGTTGCTGTTTTACTTCTCTGGTCATGGAATAAAAGATGAAAACGGCAAACTTTATTTATCAAACTGTAATACTCGCAAAGAGAATGGGAGGCTAGTTAAGCCCTCAGCGCTAGCAGCTAGTGTTCTGAACGAAAATATGAATGAAAGCAAATCTGAAAGACAAGTGGTGATTTTGGATTGCTGCTTTAGCGGGGCAATTGCTCGGGATATGATTCCAAGAGACGATAGCACGGTAAATTTGCAAGAGGAGCTAGGCGGAAAAGGGCGAGCAATTCTGACTTCTTCCACATCCACTCAGTTTGCATTTGAGCAGGAAGGTTTAGAACTTTCAGTTTACACACGGTATCTAGTGGAGGGGATTGAAAAAGGAGCAGCCGATAAAGACGGAGATGGACGGATTTCTGTTGATGAACTGCATGAATATGCCAGTATTAAAGTCAAGCAAGAAGCTCCAGCAATGACACCAAAAATCTACCCAGTGGAAGAAGGTCATAAAATTTACCTAGCTAAAGCACCAAAAGGAGATCCAAAGCTTATTTATCGTAAACTAGTTCAAGAATTGGCAAAAGAAGGTAGTGGCGAAATTCATGAACTTGATCGTATTACATTAGAAGTAAAACAAGAGAGTCTGCAACTAACGCTTGAGGACACAACATCAATTGAAGCAGAGGTTTTAAAACCTTACCAAGAGTATAAAAGAAAATTGCAAAAGTATGAGGAGGCGTTCTACAAGGCGATAGAATCAGATTCTAATCTCAGTGAGAAAACTCGTACTAAGTTGAAACGTCTTCAGGAACTTTTAGTACTTAGGGATGAAGATATAAAACCAATTGAAGACAGAATTCGTAAGAGAGAAGATTTAACAACTCTCGGCGACAAAGATAAAGATACAGTAAAAAGAGAAGATATCATAAATTTTCTACAATACATAGTAGCCAGCGTAATCGGAGTAATTGGAGTAGGTATTGGCGTTGGCATTACTGTATTCTACTTGGATAGAACCGGAGATGAATCTAAAGTTCCGCCTATAGTAGATTCCTGTGCTAAAGAGACCTATAGTTTGAATGACAGAATTAGCCTGGGTGAAGAAATTTTATTAAAACAAGATACAAACCCAGATAAAGAAGCTGGAGTTAAAGCATTTTTAGAAGGTAATTGTCAGCTTGTTGTTGATAAGTTAAATTCATATCGCAAAGCTAACAGCACAGACCCAGAAGCATTGATTTACTTGAATAATGCTAAAGCTCGTCAGAAAGGAGATCGGCTCAAAATTGCTGTGAGCGTACCTATCGGGACAAATCCAAATGTAGCAAAAGAGATACTGCGCGGTGTGGCTCAAGCTCAAGATGAGGTGAATAGCAGTGGCGGTATCAATGGCAAAGCTTTGGAGGTAGCGATCGCTAATGATGATAACGATCCAAGTGAAGCTGTACAACTTGCCACTCGGTTTGGCAAAGATGCCAACATTTTAGCTGTCGTGGGACATAATTCTAGTAATGCTTCTCTCTCAGCAGCCCCGGTCTATCAAAAAGACGGGTTAGTGATGATCTCTCCCACCAGTTATGCCCAAAACCTTGACAGTGTTGGCAATTATATCTTCCGCACTGCTCCTAGTGTTAAATCCATAGCAGATAGCGTCTCTAATTACGCCATTAAAATAGCGGGTAAAACCAATTTTCTTATCTGTGTTGATTACCAAGGGATAGATAATCGATCGTTTAACAATGAGTTTGTTAAAGCGATAAAATCTGCTGGCGGTCAGATTAATTCTACAGAGTGCGATATTTCTGCCCGTGACTTTAACCCTAGTGTTGTCATTTCTCAAGCTGTAAGTAGCGGTGCTAATGCCTTAGTGTTAGGTCTTTATATAGACAAAATAAAACAAGGTCTAGCGGTGGCACAATCTAATCAAGGGCAGTTGACTGTATTTGGTAGTCCTACACTTTTCACTAACGAAACCTTAAAGGAGGGCAGAGGTATCAACGGACTGATAATCTCTGCACCTTGGTATCCCGCAGCATTCCCTAATAACATCTTTCTGCAAAAAGCACAAAAACTTTGGGGTGCAACTGTGAATTGGCGAACAGCTACGGCTTATGATGCAACCTTGGCGATCATCGCAGGTTTACAAAGAACCAACAGACGCGATGAATTACAAAAGGTGTTGCATAGTCCGAGTTTTTCAGTCGATGGTGCAACGGGAAAGATTCAGTTTTTACCATCAGGCGATCGCATAAATAATGACATCTTTTTAGTTAAAGTTCAACAAATACCTGGCACTGATAAATACGAATTTGTGCTTATTAAACCTTAG
- a CDS encoding Uma2 family endonuclease: MLLKLQQIIVKPGQQMLLKDISWQQLENILEKMGEKRASRISYSHGWLEIMVPLPEHEKDKELIGDLVKILLEILQIDFEPFGSTTLKNERMQQAVEQDTSFYIQNQAAVIGKNRIDLTIDPPPDLAIEIDITSRTRFENYEILGVPELWRHTQQGLEIYLLKEGKYIKSGSSPNFHNIPIVELVNKYVQQCLTIGRSQAMRNFRDWVKDNL; the protein is encoded by the coding sequence ATGCTTTTAAAACTGCAACAAATTATTGTTAAACCTGGTCAACAAATGTTGCTCAAAGATATTAGTTGGCAGCAGTTAGAAAATATTTTAGAAAAAATGGGAGAAAAGCGTGCCTCACGTATCTCTTATAGTCATGGCTGGTTAGAAATTATGGTTCCCTTACCAGAGCATGAAAAAGATAAAGAACTTATTGGTGATTTAGTCAAAATTTTGTTAGAAATTTTGCAAATAGATTTTGAACCTTTTGGCTCGACTACGCTTAAAAATGAGCGGATGCAACAAGCAGTAGAACAAGATACCAGTTTTTATATTCAAAATCAAGCTGCTGTCATCGGTAAAAATCGCATTGATTTAACTATAGACCCACCACCAGATTTAGCAATTGAAATTGATATTACTTCTCGCACTCGATTTGAAAATTATGAAATTTTGGGAGTTCCTGAACTTTGGCGACATACACAACAAGGTTTAGAAATTTACTTGCTAAAAGAAGGAAAGTATATAAAATCTGGCTCTAGTCCTAATTTTCATAATATTCCAATTGTTGAATTAGTCAATAAATATGTACAGCAGTGTTTAACAATTGGTAGAAGCCAAGCTATGCGTAATTTTCGAGATTGGGTTAAGGATAATTTATAA